A section of the Terriglobales bacterium genome encodes:
- a CDS encoding isocitrate/isopropylmalate family dehydrogenase has translation MAKYKVVTMPGDGIGNQVLPQALRVLNEVGFDADYIHADIGWEIWCNEGNALPDRTIQLLEQHKLGLFGAITSKPKKEADAELKPALKGKGFVYYSPIVTMRQRFNLDICMRPCIGFPGNPLNFIRKKADGGWEEPQVRSIIFRQGTEGLYAGVEWTNPPESVRAAFVTHPKFKPFANVKGEDLAVSLRIITRENARRICEAAFQYARKHGFKNVTICEKPNVLRETSGMMEEVAKEVQKQYPEIPLWSTNIDAQMMWLTKNPEDYGVLIASNLFGDVISDAFAGLVGGLGFAASGNIGDEVAVFEPTHGSAPKYAELAPPIVNPIGMILSAAMMLDHVGERDRSKLIWDAVADVVKEGKVRTYDMMRIPGGPRAIAQGAASTIQMTDAILRAVEKRIQHAETQSEPAAAR, from the coding sequence ATGGCTAAGTACAAGGTTGTGACCATGCCGGGCGACGGCATCGGCAACCAGGTCCTCCCCCAGGCGCTGCGCGTGCTCAACGAAGTCGGCTTCGATGCCGACTACATCCATGCTGACATCGGCTGGGAGATCTGGTGCAACGAGGGCAATGCTCTCCCCGACCGCACCATCCAGCTGCTGGAACAGCACAAGCTGGGTCTGTTCGGCGCCATCACTTCCAAGCCGAAGAAGGAAGCCGACGCCGAACTGAAGCCGGCGCTTAAGGGCAAGGGCTTCGTGTACTACAGCCCCATCGTTACCATGCGCCAGCGCTTCAACCTCGACATCTGCATGAGGCCCTGCATCGGCTTCCCCGGCAACCCGCTGAACTTCATCCGCAAGAAGGCGGACGGCGGCTGGGAAGAGCCGCAGGTGCGCTCAATCATCTTCCGCCAGGGGACCGAGGGCCTCTATGCGGGCGTGGAGTGGACCAACCCGCCGGAGAGCGTGCGCGCCGCCTTTGTCACGCACCCGAAATTCAAGCCGTTCGCCAACGTGAAAGGTGAGGACCTCGCCGTTTCCCTGCGCATCATCACCCGCGAGAACGCGCGCCGCATCTGCGAAGCCGCCTTCCAGTACGCCCGCAAGCACGGCTTCAAGAACGTGACCATCTGCGAGAAGCCCAATGTGCTGCGCGAGACCTCGGGCATGATGGAAGAGGTCGCCAAGGAAGTGCAGAAGCAGTATCCCGAGATCCCGCTCTGGTCCACCAACATCGACGCCCAGATGATGTGGCTGACCAAGAATCCCGAAGATTACGGCGTGCTCATCGCCTCGAACCTGTTCGGCGATGTTATCTCCGACGCCTTCGCCGGCCTGGTCGGCGGCCTTGGCTTCGCGGCCAGCGGCAACATCGGCGACGAGGTCGCGGTGTTCGAGCCCACCCACGGCTCGGCCCCCAAGTACGCCGAGCTGGCTCCGCCCATCGTCAACCCCATCGGCATGATCCTGTCGGCGGCCATGATGCTCGATCACGTCGGCGAGCGCGACCGGTCGAAGCTGATCTGGGACGCGGTGGCGGATGTGGTCAAGGAAGGCAAGGTCCGCACCTACGACATGATGCGCATCCCCGGCGGGCCCAGGGCGATCGCGCAGGGCGCGGCTTCCACCATCCAGATGACCGACGCCATCCTGCGCGCGGTCGAGAAACGGATCCAGCATGCCGAAACCCAGAGCGAGCCGGCCGCGGCCCGCTGA